The Methanoplanus sp. FWC-SCC4 genome has a window encoding:
- the coaBC gene encoding bifunctional phosphopantothenoylcysteine decarboxylase/phosphopantothenate--cysteine ligase CoaBC: protein MNAKVLTLKEKVVVLGITGSIAAVEDIKLARSLRRKGAIVQGVMSDAACGIIHPDSVTYACDRETITKISGMIEHVKYCGIGGCADILLIAPATANTICKIAAGIDDTPVTTFATTAIGRGMPVVIVPAMHESMYRHPAVTDSIEKLKSWGIVFSDPNISENKAKIASSQEIILTVERSVMGRPLEGKKVLITGGACRERIDDVRVMTTRASGRMGREIALFGYRLGADVTIIHNGDEIPFVENVYAESADDMRKAVHDLLSGRDYDYYISSAAISDYKPEYYEGKIPSGAEISLGLLKLPKLISEVLSKYDVKTVAFKLGWDESQKALNMIDSGVDMVLVNTPDSMGGATGNYTILKKGWSREISGDKEEVAAAIWEELL, encoded by the coding sequence ATGAATGCTAAAGTGCTGACATTAAAAGAAAAAGTGGTTGTTCTTGGGATTACGGGGAGTATTGCCGCAGTGGAAGATATAAAACTCGCCCGTTCCCTCAGGAGAAAAGGTGCTATTGTACAGGGGGTCATGAGTGATGCGGCATGCGGGATAATTCATCCTGATTCAGTAACTTACGCATGTGACAGAGAGACTATTACAAAAATTTCTGGCATGATTGAGCATGTCAAATACTGCGGAATCGGCGGATGTGCAGATATTCTTTTAATTGCACCTGCAACTGCAAATACCATCTGTAAAATTGCAGCCGGAATAGATGATACCCCGGTTACGACATTTGCAACGACTGCCATCGGAAGAGGAATGCCTGTTGTAATAGTGCCTGCAATGCATGAGAGCATGTACAGGCATCCGGCAGTTACAGACAGCATTGAAAAATTGAAGTCCTGGGGGATTGTCTTTTCAGATCCGAATATATCTGAAAATAAGGCAAAAATAGCATCATCACAAGAGATTATTCTGACAGTTGAAAGGTCTGTTATGGGAAGACCCCTTGAAGGGAAAAAAGTTCTCATAACCGGCGGTGCATGCAGGGAGAGAATTGACGATGTGAGAGTTATGACCACACGTGCAAGCGGCAGGATGGGCCGTGAAATTGCTCTTTTTGGCTATCGTCTTGGGGCAGATGTTACAATAATCCACAATGGAGATGAGATTCCGTTTGTTGAAAATGTTTATGCCGAATCTGCCGATGATATGAGAAAAGCAGTTCATGATCTGCTTTCAGGCAGGGATTATGATTATTACATCAGTTCTGCCGCAATATCCGATTATAAACCTGAATACTATGAAGGCAAAATACCAAGCGGAGCTGAAATATCTCTTGGACTTTTGAAACTTCCAAAATTAATCAGTGAAGTCCTTTCAAAATATGATGTGAAAACAGTCGCTTTCAAACTCGGATGGGATGAATCACAAAAAGCGCTGAATATGATAGATTCCGGTGTTGACATGGTGCTTGTCAACACCCCTGATTCAATGGGAGGGGCTACCGGAAATTATACTATTCTAAAAAAAGGATGGTCCCGTGAAATTTCCGGTGATAAAGAGGAGGTTGCGGCAGCGATATGGGAAGAACTGCTGTAG
- a CDS encoding class I SAM-dependent methyltransferase: protein MRVRSVPVLNLKDAMKEEWVDHSRRPFVSSGNAYIPVKNGFDADTNIEERSRYCGIKYQMIGDIALIHGELPSEEELKSLINWVHPRGVVLIYGYDGIKRIPKSELLYGESKEVCHKEIGCKFWIDPVKVMFSKGNREEKKRMAKIVRPGERVADMFAGIGYFTIPFAKSGAYIHSMEINPDSYYFLKKNVSANNLEEFILAEQGDCRKLLKGEYDRAVMGHFDSPNMLPDILSHMNSGGVLHVHSINPVSEEIIRQAETFGFNADIKINKVKKYAPGRWHIVSDVVLS, encoded by the coding sequence ATGCGTGTCAGATCAGTCCCTGTTTTAAATCTGAAAGATGCAATGAAGGAAGAGTGGGTGGATCACTCCAGGCGTCCTTTTGTTAGCTCCGGCAATGCATATATTCCGGTAAAAAACGGGTTTGATGCTGATACAAATATTGAGGAGAGAAGCCGCTATTGCGGTATCAAATACCAGATGATCGGGGATATTGCATTAATTCATGGCGAATTACCTTCAGAAGAGGAACTCAAAAGCCTCATAAACTGGGTACATCCACGAGGGGTTGTATTAATTTACGGTTATGACGGGATAAAGCGGATTCCAAAATCAGAATTGCTTTATGGTGAATCCAAAGAAGTCTGTCACAAAGAGATAGGTTGCAAATTCTGGATTGACCCGGTGAAAGTCATGTTTTCAAAAGGGAACCGCGAGGAAAAAAAGAGGATGGCAAAAATTGTCAGACCCGGCGAAAGAGTTGCTGACATGTTTGCCGGAATCGGCTATTTTACAATTCCCTTTGCTAAGTCGGGAGCATATATTCATTCAATGGAAATCAATCCTGATTCATATTATTTTTTAAAAAAAAATGTCTCTGCAAACAACCTGGAAGAGTTTATCCTGGCAGAACAGGGTGACTGCAGAAAACTCTTAAAGGGTGAATACGACAGAGCTGTAATGGGTCATTTTGATTCTCCCAATATGCTTCCAGACATTCTTTCGCATATGAATTCCGGTGGAGTTCTTCACGTTCACAGCATAAACCCTGTGTCTGAAGAAATTATCAGACAGGCGGAAACTTTTGGATTTAATGCGGATATTAAAATAAACAAAGTCAAGAAATATGCGCCCGGCAGGTGGCATATAGTCTCGGATGTGGTTTTATCATGA
- a CDS encoding 60S ribosomal export protein NMD3, giving the protein MDIKQNICPKCGGPSEEGLCNNCKAESVDWIICDERVQCVHCPTCGSLRHGNTWTDSHLEREELIFNLSMDAVHLHEDVMDVEVSYKYHDPSPNRTSVGVKVNGEIYGVPVESTCRVLIVWSKEQCDRCSRLAGSYYSGTIQLRADGRKPDDFEKERAIQISQKCEDELQEVGERLSFVTKSEETKDGVDIVISSHSIGDFITREIKKQLGGKVTRHPKLIGEKKGRPVYRITYLVRLPRYRKGDVFENRDHYYEVRGYDSNQLWVFDLKEGAGKVYKENDDGRLIGNVSDSESAFVNYIEGDVAGIMDPKTYENLECIIYPWLEIHEGQEVRFLRDYEKERIIFVG; this is encoded by the coding sequence ATGGATATCAAACAAAACATCTGCCCTAAATGCGGTGGGCCTTCAGAGGAAGGGCTTTGCAACAATTGCAAAGCAGAATCAGTAGACTGGATTATATGTGACGAGAGAGTGCAGTGCGTTCACTGCCCTACATGCGGTTCTTTGAGGCATGGAAATACATGGACGGATTCCCATCTTGAAAGAGAAGAGCTTATCTTCAATCTTTCAATGGATGCCGTACATCTTCATGAGGATGTTATGGATGTTGAAGTCAGTTATAAGTACCATGATCCAAGCCCTAACAGAACCTCGGTTGGAGTAAAAGTAAATGGAGAAATTTACGGGGTTCCTGTGGAATCAACCTGCAGGGTTTTAATCGTCTGGTCAAAAGAGCAGTGTGACAGATGCAGCAGACTTGCAGGCAGTTATTATTCCGGTACTATTCAGCTGCGTGCAGATGGCAGAAAACCTGATGATTTTGAAAAGGAAAGAGCAATTCAGATTTCACAGAAGTGTGAAGATGAACTTCAGGAAGTAGGGGAACGTCTGTCGTTTGTGACAAAATCAGAAGAGACAAAAGACGGTGTTGATATTGTTATTTCAAGTCACAGCATTGGTGATTTCATCACAAGGGAGATCAAAAAACAGCTTGGCGGTAAAGTAACAAGGCATCCAAAACTTATCGGTGAAAAGAAGGGCAGGCCTGTTTACCGGATTACATATCTTGTTCGTCTTCCACGTTATCGTAAAGGAGATGTTTTTGAAAACAGAGACCACTATTACGAAGTAAGAGGGTATGATTCCAATCAGCTCTGGGTATTTGATCTAAAAGAGGGAGCAGGGAAGGTTTACAAAGAAAATGATGACGGAAGACTTATTGGAAATGTAAGTGATTCGGAATCCGCATTTGTAAATTATATTGAAGGTGATGTGGCAGGAATTATGGATCCCAAAACATACGAAAATCTTGAGTGCATCATATACCCGTGGCTTGAGATTCATGAAGGTCAGGAAGTCCGCTTTTTAAGGGATTATGAAAAAGAGAGAATTATTTTTGTAGGGTAA
- a CDS encoding DUF424 domain-containing protein, which yields MYLKIHHVSGSRDIVAACDSDLLNTTICDGDIEIFISDKFYGTEEFPEDKLREALSKDCSANLIGEKVIEAAIKLGFVERDMCISIGGIPHAQII from the coding sequence ATGTACCTGAAAATCCACCATGTCTCCGGAAGCAGAGATATCGTCGCTGCATGTGACAGTGATCTTTTAAACACCACTATTTGTGACGGAGACATTGAGATATTCATATCTGACAAATTTTACGGGACGGAGGAATTTCCGGAAGATAAATTAAGGGAGGCATTGTCAAAAGACTGCAGTGCCAATTTAATCGGAGAAAAAGTAATTGAGGCAGCGATAAAACTGGGTTTTGTCGAAAGAGATATGTGTATTTCAATTGGCGGCATTCCTCACGCACAGATAATATAA
- a CDS encoding TatD family hydrolase, translating into MILKNVPVTDDHIHIDLINGRGIEAAKDFHRSGGTHIFLVSKPAWSFGIIPKSGEDYRKVFDITLETAEKIRETGVVVYPILGVHPAELTKLNQFMTLNEAEKIMCDGLSLAAGYVREKRAVAIKSGRPHYPVEDLVLESSNRILFHALTLAGEEDCALQIHAETGPCSDVVDMAKKAGTPVFRVVKHFASPKTPLTPSMLAKHESIPDMASEKRSFTMESDYMDDNQRPGSVIGPKSVPRFTRKMLENNLISEEDAFRIHKDTPEKVYGVEINL; encoded by the coding sequence ATGATTTTAAAAAATGTTCCAGTCACAGATGACCACATACATATAGACCTGATTAACGGAAGGGGAATAGAAGCTGCAAAAGATTTTCACCGTTCGGGTGGAACACACATCTTTCTGGTTTCAAAACCTGCATGGTCTTTTGGAATAATCCCTAAATCCGGAGAGGATTACAGGAAGGTATTTGATATAACTCTTGAAACTGCTGAAAAAATCCGGGAAACCGGAGTTGTTGTTTATCCCATCCTTGGTGTTCATCCGGCAGAGTTAACAAAGTTAAATCAGTTTATGACTTTAAATGAGGCTGAAAAGATCATGTGTGACGGTTTAAGCCTTGCAGCTGGTTATGTGAGGGAAAAAAGAGCCGTTGCAATTAAAAGCGGGCGTCCGCATTATCCTGTTGAAGATTTGGTCCTTGAGTCATCAAACAGAATACTTTTTCATGCACTGACTCTTGCAGGTGAAGAGGATTGTGCGCTTCAGATACATGCTGAAACGGGCCCATGTTCTGATGTTGTGGATATGGCCAAAAAAGCAGGCACTCCTGTATTCAGGGTAGTAAAACATTTTGCAAGTCCAAAAACGCCCCTTACTCCTTCAATGCTTGCAAAACATGAATCAATTCCTGATATGGCCTCTGAAAAAAGGAGTTTTACAATGGAAAGCGATTACATGGATGATAATCAGCGCCCCGGATCTGTTATCGGGCCAAAGTCGGTTCCACGCTTCACACGAAAGATGCTTGAAAACAATCTGATTTCAGAAGAGGACGCCTTTAGAATTCATAAGGATACTCCTGAAAAAGTCTATGGTGTAGAGATTAATCTCTAA
- a CDS encoding dihydroneopterin aldolase family protein, which produces MDKKTQAAFEAGIKLGALYHQWVGTPISPETASSVEKAIENAVGLQPFVEEIKVSINTELMTLNSFGYSELAGKMFDVKITTKVGNATCIAQLQLENEYPMMKILEIR; this is translated from the coding sequence ATGGACAAGAAAACACAGGCTGCTTTTGAAGCAGGAATCAAACTCGGTGCACTATATCATCAGTGGGTCGGTACACCCATATCTCCTGAAACAGCATCTTCTGTAGAAAAAGCCATTGAAAATGCAGTTGGTCTTCAGCCTTTTGTTGAGGAAATAAAAGTAAGCATAAACACTGAACTCATGACACTCAATTCCTTTGGATACAGCGAACTTGCAGGAAAAATGTTTGATGTTAAGATCACCACAAAGGTTGGAAATGCAACATGTATTGCACAACTTCAGCTTGAAAATGAATATCCTATGATGAAAATTCTTGAGATTAGATGA
- a CDS encoding minichromosome maintenance protein MCM yields MADTKTEKVKVTDRTGDWNRFLKKHYKAELGEIAREYPYRRSLIIDFQKLEKWGKKGLEISDELLKNPGKVVGDVRDAIKNFNLIFTKDEEEKAENVNIRFIHLPRKIDVRDIRAHHINTFLSVEGIIRKTTEVRPRLTYAVFRCLNCGELTPAYKQGYGKFQEPYRNCTQCERQTKMELVPQLSKFLDVQKLRIQESPEGLRGGEQPETLDVDITDDLVANAAPGDRVVINGILRSIQRVTQGNKSSLFDIYLEANSIEIGEKEFEEVAISEEDEEEILQLSSDPEIYEKFGKSIAPSIYGNSEVKEAITLILFGGIMKELPDGSHLRGDIHMLLVGDPGIAKSQMLRYVIRLSPRGIYTSGKSSTSAGLTATAVKDEFGDGRWTLEAGALVLADMGIAAVDEMDKMTRDDRSSLHEAMEQQTISIAKAGITATLRSRCALLGAANPKMGRFDEYAPIAEQINMPPSLLSRFDLIFVMRDKPNDSLDRAIGEHILKSHEVGELIEHIKKNPIEGIDDNYIDQKLSPVTPEIDPLIFRKYIAYSKRNCFPLLSAEAKEKLVAYYLSLRNLAADNSKPVPVTARQLEAMVRLAEASARIRLSPQVEESDAERVIKIVDRCLRDVAYDPDSGSFDIDKLVTGIPKQRRDIIREIKEAIKVNADDSGYARIEEVIDILSQKGHDKDDVKRRIDDLLRSGEAMQPRHGIIKLI; encoded by the coding sequence TTGGCGGATACCAAAACAGAGAAAGTAAAAGTAACAGACAGAACCGGCGACTGGAACCGCTTTTTAAAAAAGCACTATAAAGCTGAGCTGGGAGAAATTGCAAGAGAGTACCCGTACAGGCGCTCATTAATTATAGATTTCCAAAAGCTTGAGAAGTGGGGTAAAAAAGGGCTTGAAATATCTGATGAACTCTTAAAAAATCCCGGGAAGGTAGTAGGGGATGTAAGAGATGCGATAAAAAATTTCAATCTCATATTTACAAAAGATGAAGAGGAAAAAGCTGAGAACGTCAACATCCGTTTTATCCATCTTCCCAGAAAAATAGATGTCCGTGACATCCGTGCACATCACATCAATACCTTCCTCTCGGTAGAGGGAATTATAAGGAAAACAACAGAGGTTCGTCCTCGACTCACTTATGCAGTATTCAGGTGTTTAAACTGTGGTGAGCTGACTCCTGCCTATAAACAGGGATATGGTAAATTTCAGGAGCCTTACAGAAACTGTACTCAGTGTGAGCGGCAGACAAAGATGGAACTTGTTCCGCAGCTTTCAAAATTTCTGGATGTACAGAAGTTAAGAATACAGGAATCTCCAGAAGGTCTTCGCGGCGGGGAACAGCCTGAAACGCTTGATGTAGATATTACCGATGATCTTGTTGCGAATGCTGCACCGGGTGACAGGGTTGTAATAAACGGGATTTTGCGGTCTATCCAGAGAGTAACACAGGGCAACAAAAGTTCTCTTTTTGATATATATCTGGAAGCCAATTCGATAGAAATCGGTGAAAAAGAGTTTGAAGAGGTTGCAATTTCAGAAGAGGACGAAGAGGAAATTCTTCAGCTGAGCAGTGACCCTGAGATTTACGAAAAGTTCGGTAAATCAATAGCACCTTCAATTTATGGCAATTCCGAAGTAAAAGAGGCTATCACTCTTATATTGTTTGGGGGAATCATGAAAGAACTCCCTGATGGCAGTCATTTAAGGGGAGATATACACATGCTTTTGGTTGGTGACCCGGGTATTGCAAAGTCCCAGATGCTCCGTTATGTCATCCGGCTTTCTCCAAGGGGAATCTATACCAGCGGTAAATCATCCACATCCGCCGGTCTGACAGCAACTGCCGTCAAAGACGAGTTTGGTGACGGACGCTGGACTCTTGAGGCAGGAGCACTTGTCCTTGCGGACATGGGTATTGCAGCAGTGGATGAAATGGATAAGATGACCAGGGACGATCGCAGTTCGCTTCACGAAGCAATGGAACAGCAGACAATATCCATTGCCAAAGCAGGTATTACTGCGACCTTAAGGTCACGCTGTGCATTACTGGGTGCTGCAAACCCTAAGATGGGGCGTTTTGATGAATACGCACCAATAGCCGAGCAGATTAATATGCCCCCGTCACTGCTCTCACGTTTCGATCTCATTTTTGTAATGAGAGATAAACCAAATGACAGTCTTGACAGGGCAATTGGTGAACATATCTTAAAGTCCCATGAAGTTGGGGAGCTGATAGAACATATCAAGAAAAATCCGATTGAAGGAATTGACGATAATTACATCGATCAAAAACTCTCTCCCGTCACTCCTGAGATCGATCCCCTGATATTCAGGAAATATATCGCATATTCCAAGAGGAATTGTTTCCCTCTTTTGTCAGCTGAGGCAAAGGAGAAACTGGTTGCATACTATTTAAGTCTCAGAAATCTTGCGGCGGATAATAGTAAACCGGTTCCTGTTACTGCAAGACAACTCGAGGCAATGGTTCGTCTTGCGGAAGCAAGTGCGAGGATCAGACTCAGTCCCCAAGTGGAAGAGAGCGATGCGGAACGTGTCATAAAGATCGTGGATCGCTGTCTAAGAGATGTTGCATACGATCCTGACAGTGGATCTTTTGACATAGACAAGCTTGTCACAGGTATTCCAAAGCAGAGAAGGGATATTATACGTGAGATAAAAGAAGCGATAAAGGTGAATGCTGACGATTCCGGCTATGCCAGAATTGAGGAAGTTATTGATATTTTATCCCAGAAAGGTCATGATAAGGACGATGTCAAAAGACGCATTGATGATCTGTTGAGAAGCGGAGAGGCTATGCAGCCAAGACACGGCATTATAAAATTAATCTGA
- a CDS encoding replication factor C small subunit — MDEKNTIWIEKYRPRTLDDIVGQKEIVERLKNYVRSKSLPHLLFTGSAGIGKTTSAVALAREFFGDDWQINFRELNASDERGIDVVRNQIKSFARTSPMGGAEFKILFLDEADALTTDAQAALRRTMENYAQTCRFILSCNYSSKIIDPIQSRCAIYRFKPLADEAIIEEINRISANEGLNVSESAKSAMVYVAQGDMRKAINALQGAAIISSDISPEMIYEITSTAKPDEILELLQIILEGDFDAAEHCLHELTIRRGIAPNELLNQCYRTLISETGMKRSLKVELISHLGDADFRISEGANPDIQMEALLARCIISAEKYSAE; from the coding sequence ATGGATGAAAAAAATACAATATGGATTGAAAAATACCGACCCCGGACACTGGATGACATTGTCGGGCAAAAAGAGATTGTGGAGCGTCTCAAAAACTATGTGAGGTCAAAAAGCCTTCCTCATCTGTTATTCACCGGCAGTGCGGGAATAGGCAAAACAACCTCTGCTGTTGCACTTGCAAGAGAGTTCTTTGGCGATGACTGGCAGATTAATTTCAGGGAACTGAATGCATCTGATGAGAGGGGAATTGATGTAGTCAGGAATCAAATCAAAAGTTTTGCACGCACATCTCCAATGGGGGGTGCTGAATTTAAGATATTGTTTTTGGATGAGGCCGATGCCCTTACCACAGATGCACAGGCGGCTCTTAGAAGAACCATGGAAAATTATGCCCAGACCTGCCGTTTCATTCTTTCATGTAATTATTCGTCAAAAATAATTGATCCGATTCAGAGCAGATGTGCCATTTATCGTTTCAAGCCTCTTGCTGATGAGGCAATAATTGAGGAGATAAACAGGATATCGGCAAATGAAGGCCTTAATGTGAGTGAGAGTGCAAAAAGCGCCATGGTCTATGTTGCACAGGGCGATATGAGAAAGGCGATTAACGCTCTTCAGGGTGCTGCCATAATAAGCAGTGATATTTCACCTGAGATGATATATGAGATTACATCCACAGCAAAACCGGATGAAATACTCGAACTTTTGCAGATTATCCTTGAAGGTGATTTTGATGCGGCAGAGCACTGTCTTCATGAACTGACTATAAGACGTGGAATAGCTCCAAATGAACTCTTAAATCAGTGTTACAGAACACTTATTTCCGAAACCGGTATGAAGCGTTCCTTAAAAGTGGAGCTTATAAGCCATCTTGGTGACGCTGACTTTAGAATAAGTGAAGGTGCGAATCCCGACATTCAGATGGAAGCACTGCTTGCACGCTGCATTATCAGCGCAGAGAAGTATTCAGCCGAATAG
- a CDS encoding metallophosphoesterase, whose amino-acid sequence MIPEFLPNGPAILVEDEQRILVVADTHFGAETGLARHGLHIKSNSKERLLRLLNCIDDSDPDLLLLLGDVKHSIPVTTKQEFFEMPNIFRDIRRKVPFKVIPGNHDIGIEKFLKPDEILSKEGVLINNTGYMHGHTYPSKNLLGHLILAGHHHPVAYLYDEVGCSLKAQPAYVLSEISVENTRYDSEVPKETTRVLFVPAFFELAGGMDVRELSKSRLSPLSRSIIEETAEVFLSDGTYINNLKMMHDDKCDRSS is encoded by the coding sequence ATGATTCCTGAATTTCTTCCAAATGGACCTGCAATTCTCGTTGAAGATGAACAAAGAATACTTGTAGTGGCCGATACACACTTTGGAGCAGAAACAGGACTTGCAAGGCACGGACTTCACATAAAGAGCAACAGCAAAGAGCGTCTTTTAAGATTACTAAACTGTATTGATGATTCAGATCCGGATCTCCTGCTCCTCCTTGGTGACGTAAAGCACTCAATTCCCGTAACCACAAAACAGGAATTTTTTGAAATGCCCAATATATTCAGGGATATCAGACGAAAAGTTCCTTTTAAAGTTATTCCGGGAAACCACGACATAGGAATTGAAAAATTTTTGAAGCCTGATGAAATATTATCAAAAGAAGGAGTGTTAATCAACAACACAGGATATATGCACGGGCATACCTATCCTTCAAAAAATCTGCTGGGACACCTCATTCTGGCAGGTCACCACCACCCTGTCGCATACCTCTATGATGAGGTAGGATGTTCACTAAAAGCACAGCCCGCATACGTTCTTTCTGAAATTTCTGTTGAAAACACCAGATATGATTCAGAAGTACCCAAAGAGACAACAAGGGTATTATTTGTACCTGCATTCTTTGAGCTTGCCGGCGGAATGGATGTCAGGGAACTTTCTAAAAGCAGACTCAGCCCCCTTTCACGAAGTATTATCGAAGAAACAGCCGAAGTTTTTCTAAGCGACGGAACGTACATTAACAACCTCAAAATGATGCATGATGACAAGTGCGATAGATCTTCTTGA